In a single window of the Atlantibacter hermannii genome:
- a CDS encoding Protein of uncharacterised function (DUF3706) translates to MSEFQPWSRTLSSGTLRVTPTGGMRHLDELFEMAERRNPKRAFLFVSKVLGRHIPVAPGIMRSVYRQLAEQFPVPDTGPVLFIGMAETAVGLGAGVFDELRRHVAEPVYLTSTRHPVPGELLCEFKENHSHATDHLIYLPDDAELRRRVLNARTLVLIDDEATTGNTFINLLEALQNAGLSQLTNVVAVTLTDWSGDALAQRCALPLHTVSLVRGDWHWEPNPSAPVPVMPAVNVTATGSVPITGRQSWGRLGMVAPSGDLGTHITPRAGEKILVLGTGEFVWEPFLLAERLEKAGAAVKYSSTTRSPIATGFAIQSAIAFTDNYGLGIANFVYNVAHQQFDRILLCAETPAASIDRTLLDALRLVAPRVEVISYE, encoded by the coding sequence ATGAGTGAATTTCAGCCCTGGAGCCGAACGCTGTCCAGCGGCACGTTACGCGTGACGCCCACTGGCGGGATGCGTCATCTGGATGAGCTGTTCGAGATGGCTGAGCGCCGTAATCCTAAACGCGCCTTCTTATTTGTCAGCAAAGTGCTGGGCCGCCATATTCCGGTCGCGCCTGGCATTATGCGATCGGTTTACCGGCAGCTGGCCGAGCAGTTTCCGGTTCCTGATACAGGCCCGGTGTTGTTTATCGGCATGGCGGAAACTGCCGTTGGTCTGGGGGCTGGCGTGTTTGACGAACTGCGTCGCCACGTGGCGGAACCGGTCTATCTAACCTCGACGCGCCACCCTGTCCCCGGCGAACTGCTGTGCGAATTTAAAGAAAACCACAGCCACGCCACCGATCATCTGATCTATTTGCCTGACGACGCCGAACTGCGCCGCCGGGTGCTGAATGCCCGGACGCTGGTCTTAATCGACGATGAAGCCACTACTGGCAATACGTTTATTAATCTGCTTGAAGCGCTACAAAACGCCGGCTTATCGCAGCTGACGAACGTCGTCGCGGTCACGCTTACCGACTGGAGCGGCGACGCGCTGGCACAGCGTTGCGCGCTGCCCCTGCACACCGTCTCGCTGGTGCGGGGTGACTGGCACTGGGAGCCCAATCCCTCGGCCCCAGTTCCGGTGATGCCTGCGGTAAACGTGACGGCCACCGGCAGCGTACCCATCACCGGTCGCCAAAGCTGGGGACGGCTGGGCATGGTGGCCCCGTCAGGCGATCTGGGCACGCACATCACCCCCCGTGCGGGCGAAAAGATCCTGGTGCTGGGCACCGGCGAATTTGTCTGGGAACCGTTTTTACTGGCTGAACGGCTGGAAAAAGCCGGTGCCGCCGTAAAATACAGTTCCACCACCCGCTCGCCGATCGCGACCGGTTTCGCCATCCAGTCCGCCATTGCCTTTACGGATAATTACGGCCTCGGCATTGCCAATTTTGTCTATAACGTCGCGCATCAGCAGTTCGATCGCATTCTGTTGTGCGCGGAAACCCCCGCCGCCAGCATTGATCGCACGTTGCTGGATGCGCTGCGCCTGGTTGCGCCCCGCGTAGAGGTCATTAGCTATGAATAG
- a CDS encoding ATP-grasp domain-containing protein has protein sequence MESLSSQRDLILGIRAFAKRKQTDVTVIASHRNDRHEILSQADIALIEPQDDNDRLAFILNTVNALGVKAIHTGRHAAWFEAHRAEITASGATLTTGSRHPAMFELADDKVEYAHAMEKAGLPVVPSLRVDSVNDLRALLARSPFASKSLCVKPVKGIYGMGFWRFDETVSPMAHFTHPDSRKVNARFYLSALEQAGEFEPLVLMPYLPGPEYSVDMLVEDGQVLAAVGRRKEGSVQYLENHGEAFELAKACARIMKADGLVNVQTRNNASGKPLLLEINMRPSGGIGYTRAGGVNLPGLFAFRQLGLMSQQDVLDETERAFTPAIVRPITEAVIWEPTLANLFSERNAHE, from the coding sequence ATGGAAAGCTTGTCCTCCCAGCGCGATCTGATCCTGGGCATACGCGCGTTCGCTAAGCGTAAGCAGACCGATGTGACGGTGATTGCGTCGCACCGTAACGATCGCCATGAGATCCTGTCTCAGGCGGATATCGCCCTGATTGAGCCGCAAGACGACAATGACCGGCTGGCGTTTATCCTGAATACGGTTAACGCCTTAGGTGTTAAAGCGATTCATACCGGACGCCACGCCGCCTGGTTCGAAGCCCATCGCGCTGAAATTACGGCGAGTGGCGCAACGCTCACCACCGGCTCCCGACATCCCGCCATGTTTGAACTCGCCGACGATAAAGTTGAATACGCCCATGCGATGGAAAAAGCCGGATTGCCGGTGGTCCCTTCCCTGCGCGTGGATTCGGTAAACGACCTGCGCGCGCTGCTTGCCCGTTCGCCGTTCGCCAGTAAATCGCTGTGTGTGAAGCCGGTAAAAGGTATTTATGGCATGGGATTCTGGCGGTTTGATGAAACGGTTTCGCCCATGGCGCATTTCACCCATCCCGACAGCCGTAAAGTGAATGCACGCTTTTATCTCAGCGCGCTGGAGCAGGCCGGTGAGTTCGAGCCGCTGGTGCTGATGCCGTATCTGCCCGGCCCGGAATATTCAGTGGATATGCTGGTCGAGGACGGCCAGGTCCTGGCGGCGGTGGGCCGTCGTAAAGAGGGCTCGGTGCAATATCTGGAAAACCACGGCGAGGCGTTTGAACTGGCAAAAGCCTGTGCCCGCATTATGAAGGCCGATGGGCTGGTCAATGTGCAAACCCGCAATAACGCCAGCGGCAAACCGTTGCTGCTCGAAATTAATATGCGTCCTTCCGGCGGCATCGGTTATACCCGGGCTGGCGGCGTCAACCTGCCCGGCCTGTTTGCTTTCCGCCAGTTAGGGCTGATGAGCCAGCAGGACGTGCTCGATGAAACGGAGCGCGCTTTTACACCGGCTATCGTCAGGCCAATCACCGAAGCGGTGATCTGGGAACCCACGCTGGCCAATCTGTTTTCTGAAAGGAATGCCCATGAGTGA
- the terZ gene encoding TerZ, which produces MVSLTKNQTVSLSKQSSALNQLHFGLGWDPIKKKGMFGKLFGGNDSIDLDAGCVLLDKSGAKIDTVWFRKLKSSCNSVIHSGDNLTGEGDGDDEVIRVDLTRLPAQVEYLAFTVNSFRGQSFNDVENAFCRVVDQNNKELARYQLNEQGSHTGIVIASLRRNNGEWDFTALGKACSGRTIDDMHNDIVAAVVRS; this is translated from the coding sequence ATGGTTTCATTAACCAAAAACCAAACTGTTTCACTTTCCAAGCAATCGTCGGCGTTAAATCAGCTGCATTTCGGCCTGGGCTGGGATCCCATCAAGAAAAAAGGGATGTTTGGCAAACTGTTTGGCGGTAATGATTCCATCGATCTCGATGCGGGCTGCGTTCTGCTGGATAAATCGGGTGCGAAAATCGATACCGTCTGGTTCCGTAAACTGAAATCTTCCTGCAACTCTGTGATTCACAGTGGCGATAACTTAACGGGCGAAGGCGATGGCGACGATGAAGTGATTCGCGTCGATCTGACGCGTTTACCTGCGCAGGTGGAATATCTGGCGTTTACCGTCAACAGCTTCCGTGGTCAGAGCTTTAACGATGTAGAAAATGCCTTCTGCCGCGTGGTCGATCAAAACAACAAAGAGCTGGCGCGTTATCAGTTGAATGAGCAAGGCTCTCATACCGGGATTGTGATTGCGTCGCTGCGCCGCAACAACGGCGAATGGGATTTTACCGCGCTGGGCAAAGCCTGTAGCGGCCGTACTATTGACGACATGCACAACGACATCGTCGCGGCAGTGGTGCGCTCATGA
- the terA gene encoding TerA: MNMTAGGNASVPSQTLTVRVLSGAAVDASAFRLFATGKVNGDADMVFYGQPKNDDGTIALSNEGNNTAFTVDLNRLKADVQKVAFTVTCDGNQTVAGLQRLAIQVEAAGEVLLSGVVDLNGRQEAALILGELYRRNSEWKFRFIAQGFNGGLKPLAEHFGVDVADSPAPTAAPAPTSAPAPTPAPSKINLSKVSLTKEKPAISLTKRDNFGEIRINLNWHRGNPATGLRAVFGGNKGIDLDLGAFIELSDGYKTVIQALGNRFGAMDSEPYVQLQGDDRTGEFSTGEWLHVNGREWKHIREVLIFAFIYEGVPSWDKTDGVVTLFIPDQPPIETRMTEGQNNRNMCAIARLVNENGNIKVERINQFFNGHSDMDKAFGWGFSWKAGSK; encoded by the coding sequence ATGAATATGACCGCGGGAGGCAATGCCTCCGTTCCCTCTCAAACGTTGACGGTACGCGTGCTGTCCGGCGCGGCGGTGGACGCCTCTGCGTTCCGGCTGTTCGCCACCGGCAAAGTTAATGGCGATGCCGACATGGTGTTTTACGGCCAGCCGAAAAACGATGACGGCACCATTGCGCTCAGCAACGAGGGCAATAACACCGCGTTTACCGTGGATCTGAACCGTCTTAAAGCGGATGTACAAAAAGTGGCGTTTACCGTCACCTGCGACGGCAACCAAACCGTGGCGGGATTACAACGTCTGGCGATTCAGGTTGAAGCCGCAGGCGAAGTGTTGCTCAGCGGCGTGGTCGATCTGAATGGCCGCCAGGAAGCCGCGCTGATTTTGGGTGAACTGTATCGCCGCAATAGCGAATGGAAATTCCGTTTTATCGCCCAGGGCTTTAACGGTGGCCTGAAGCCGCTGGCGGAGCATTTCGGCGTGGATGTGGCGGACAGTCCGGCCCCGACGGCAGCCCCTGCGCCGACCTCAGCGCCAGCTCCGACGCCGGCACCGTCTAAGATCAATCTCAGCAAAGTTTCTCTGACCAAAGAGAAACCGGCGATCAGCCTGACCAAGCGGGATAACTTCGGTGAGATCCGCATCAACCTGAACTGGCATCGCGGCAATCCGGCCACCGGTCTGCGCGCCGTATTCGGCGGTAATAAAGGCATCGACCTGGATCTGGGCGCGTTTATCGAACTGAGCGACGGCTACAAAACCGTGATTCAGGCGTTGGGCAATCGCTTTGGTGCAATGGACAGCGAGCCTTATGTGCAGTTGCAGGGCGACGATCGCACCGGCGAATTTTCTACAGGCGAATGGCTGCACGTTAACGGTCGCGAGTGGAAACACATCCGCGAAGTGCTGATTTTCGCTTTTATTTACGAAGGCGTTCCGAGCTGGGACAAAACCGACGGCGTGGTCACGCTGTTTATTCCTGACCAACCGCCGATTGAAACACGTATGACCGAAGGGCAGAACAACCGCAACATGTGTGCCATCGCCCGTCTGGTCAACGAAAACGGCAATATAAAAGTAGAACGAATTAACCAGTTCTTTAATGGACATAGTGATATGGACAAGGCGTTCGGCTGGGGCTTTAGCTGGAAAGCAGGCTCCAAATAA
- the terB gene encoding TerB: MSFFNKVKGAFNASRDELTKQVGRFKNKKFMQGTVAVCARIAVSSDGVSSEEKQKMIGFLRASDELKVFDTAEVIEFFNKLVSSFDFDMEIGKGETMKYILALKDQPEAAQLAVRVGIAVAKSDGNFDPDEQKAAREIAIALGFEPAEFGL; encoded by the coding sequence ATGAGTTTCTTCAATAAAGTAAAAGGGGCGTTCAACGCCAGTCGCGACGAGTTAACCAAGCAGGTTGGCCGTTTCAAGAACAAAAAATTTATGCAGGGTACGGTAGCCGTCTGCGCGCGCATCGCAGTATCCAGCGACGGTGTCAGTTCAGAAGAGAAGCAGAAAATGATCGGTTTTCTGCGCGCGTCTGACGAGTTGAAAGTCTTCGATACCGCCGAGGTCATCGAGTTCTTTAACAAACTGGTGAGCAGCTTCGATTTCGATATGGAAATCGGCAAAGGCGAAACCATGAAGTACATCCTGGCGCTGAAAGATCAGCCTGAAGCCGCCCAGCTGGCGGTACGCGTAGGGATTGCCGTCGCGAAAAGCGACGGTAATTTCGACCCGGACGAACAGAAAGCGGCGCGTGAAATTGCCATTGCTCTGGGTTTTGAACCGGCCGAATTCGGTCTTTGA
- the terC gene encoding TerC, translated as MVSTHIGFPTETVIVFVALAVGAIFIDLFMHRHDKPISLKSAALWSVFWVVVAMAFAGFLYIHHGAEVASLFVTGYALEKVLSVDNLFVMMAIFSWFAVPDRYRHRVLYWGIIGAIVFRGIFVAIGTGLLSLGPYVEVVFALIVAWTAVMMLKSGDDDDEIEDYSQHLAYRMVKRFFPIWPKLRGHAFLLNQKEVDEELAKPENKDITIGRGQKAALYATPLMLCVAVVELSDVMFAFDSVPAIIAVSREPLIVYSAMMFAILGLRTLYFVLEALKQYLVHLEKAVIVLLFFIAAKLGLNATDHIWHHGFNISATTSLFVVLGVLALGIVASIMFPGKPDSEEKKEG; from the coding sequence ATGGTATCTACGCATATTGGCTTCCCTACCGAAACGGTCATTGTGTTCGTCGCACTGGCTGTGGGAGCCATTTTTATCGACCTGTTCATGCACCGCCATGACAAACCGATTTCGCTGAAAAGCGCAGCGCTGTGGTCCGTTTTCTGGGTCGTGGTAGCGATGGCGTTCGCGGGTTTCCTCTATATTCACCATGGAGCGGAAGTCGCCAGCCTGTTTGTAACCGGTTATGCGCTTGAGAAAGTGCTGTCGGTCGATAACCTGTTCGTGATGATGGCGATTTTCTCGTGGTTCGCCGTGCCGGATCGTTATCGCCACCGTGTGTTGTACTGGGGCATTATCGGCGCCATCGTGTTCAGGGGCATCTTCGTTGCGATTGGTACCGGCCTGCTGAGCCTTGGTCCATACGTTGAAGTCGTCTTTGCGCTGATTGTGGCCTGGACGGCCGTCATGATGCTGAAAAGCGGTGATGATGATGACGAGATTGAGGATTACTCCCAGCATCTCGCCTACCGAATGGTGAAGCGCTTCTTCCCAATCTGGCCGAAACTGAGAGGGCACGCCTTCCTGTTGAACCAGAAAGAGGTGGATGAAGAGCTGGCGAAGCCGGAAAACAAAGACATTACTATTGGTCGTGGGCAAAAAGCCGCGCTGTACGCGACACCGCTGATGCTGTGTGTGGCGGTCGTGGAGCTGTCGGACGTGATGTTCGCTTTCGACTCCGTACCGGCCATTATCGCGGTCAGCCGCGAGCCGCTGATTGTCTATAGCGCCATGATGTTCGCTATCCTCGGCCTGCGTACGTTGTACTTTGTTCTGGAAGCCCTTAAGCAGTACCTGGTTCACCTGGAAAAAGCCGTTATTGTGTTACTGTTCTTCATCGCCGCTAAACTGGGGCTGAACGCAACGGACCATATCTGGCACCACGGTTTTAATATTTCGGCAACGACGAGCCTGTTTGTGGTTCTGGGTGTGCTTGCGTTGGGTATCGTGGCGAGCATTATGTTCCCCGGCAAACCCGATTCTGAGGAGAAGAAGGAGGGCTAA
- the terD gene encoding TerD, which yields MSVSLSKGGNVSLSKAAPTMKNVLVGLGWDVRATDGQDFDLDASAFLLSASGKVRSDADFIFYNNLKSADGSVTHTGDNRTGEGDGDDESLKIKLDLIPADVDKIVFVVTIHDAQVRRQSFGQVSGAFIRLVNDDNQTEVARYDLTEDASTETAMLFGELYRHNTEWKFRAVGQGYAGGLGSVCAQYGINAS from the coding sequence ATGAGTGTTTCTCTTTCTAAAGGCGGGAATGTTTCCCTGAGCAAAGCGGCGCCAACCATGAAGAACGTTCTGGTTGGCCTGGGTTGGGACGTCCGTGCGACCGATGGTCAGGACTTTGACCTTGATGCTTCTGCTTTCCTGCTTTCCGCCAGTGGAAAAGTACGCAGCGACGCCGATTTCATTTTCTACAACAATCTGAAATCTGCTGACGGCTCTGTCACGCATACCGGTGACAACCGTACCGGTGAAGGCGACGGCGATGATGAATCATTGAAAATCAAACTGGATTTAATCCCGGCCGACGTCGACAAAATTGTCTTCGTGGTCACTATTCACGACGCGCAGGTGCGCCGTCAAAGCTTCGGTCAGGTGTCAGGCGCATTTATCCGTCTGGTAAATGACGACAACCAAACCGAAGTGGCGCGTTATGACCTGACCGAAGATGCCTCCACGGAAACCGCAATGCTGTTTGGCGAACTCTATCGCCACAACACCGAGTGGAAATTCCGCGCGGTGGGTCAGGGTTATGCGGGCGGTCTGGGCTCAGTTTGTGCCCAGTACGGCATTAACGCGTCTTAA
- the yceD_1 gene encoding tellurium resistance protein TerE, with the protein MAVSLVKGGNVSLTKEAPTMNIAMAGLGWDARVTDGQGFDLDASVFMVGEDGKVLNDSSFIFFNNKLSACGSVEHQGRQPYR; encoded by the coding sequence ATGGCAGTTTCTCTCGTAAAAGGCGGTAACGTATCCCTCACTAAAGAAGCACCGACCATGAATATCGCCATGGCTGGCCTGGGCTGGGATGCGCGTGTGACTGACGGTCAGGGCTTCGACCTTGACGCTTCCGTATTTATGGTTGGTGAAGATGGTAAAGTGCTGAACGACAGCAGCTTCATCTTCTTTAACAACAAGCTGAGCGCCTGCGGCTCCGTTGAGCACCAGGGGCGACAACCGTACCGGTGA
- the yceD_2 gene encoding tellurium resistance protein TerE: MSTRGDNRTGEGDGDDEQIKIDLAKVPAEVKKLVFAVTIYDAEARKQNFGMVSNSYMRIYNNDNGTEIARFDLSEDASTETAMIFGELYRHGAEWKFKAVGQGFAGGLSALASQHGVNV, translated from the coding sequence TTGAGCACCAGGGGCGACAACCGTACCGGTGAAGGCGACGGCGACGACGAGCAGATCAAAATCGATCTGGCTAAAGTGCCTGCTGAAGTGAAAAAGCTGGTTTTCGCGGTCACTATTTATGACGCGGAAGCCCGTAAGCAGAACTTCGGTATGGTAAGCAACAGCTATATGCGTATCTACAACAACGATAACGGCACCGAAATCGCCCGTTTCGATCTGTCTGAAGACGCTTCTACTGAAACCGCGATGATTTTTGGCGAGCTGTATCGCCACGGCGCAGAGTGGAAATTCAAAGCGGTAGGCCAGGGCTTTGCCGGCGGCTTGTCTGCGCTGGCGTCGCAGCACGGCGTTAACGTGTAA
- a CDS encoding HAD family hydrolase produces MSTMQPSAKVLSVFDFDGTLTHHDSFIPFLRFAFGKRVFAARMVRLALPTLRCMRKKLTRDELKEVLIQTFLTGVDERWLRQKAQAFCEISWTRLMRPSGLLAVAAEVNSGAEVTICSASPAMVLQPFADRLGIKLIGTQLEVSDGILTGRITGHNCRCEQKVKRLESVYGHLGEYHLRAWGDTRGDYELLAAAQDAHWRHFHPAWSKRRSPVQRVRVTELPE; encoded by the coding sequence ATGAGCACCATGCAACCCTCTGCGAAGGTCCTGTCGGTCTTTGATTTCGACGGAACGCTGACGCACCACGACAGCTTTATTCCCTTTCTCCGCTTCGCCTTTGGCAAGCGTGTATTTGCTGCGCGGATGGTGCGCCTGGCGTTGCCCACTCTGCGCTGCATGCGAAAAAAACTCACCCGTGATGAACTTAAAGAAGTGCTGATCCAAACCTTTCTGACAGGGGTGGATGAGCGCTGGTTACGACAGAAAGCGCAGGCGTTCTGTGAAATTTCCTGGACTCGCCTGATGCGCCCCAGCGGCCTGCTGGCCGTGGCGGCGGAAGTCAACTCCGGCGCGGAAGTCACCATCTGTTCCGCTTCGCCTGCGATGGTGTTGCAGCCTTTCGCCGATCGTCTGGGGATTAAGCTTATCGGCACCCAGCTGGAGGTCAGCGACGGGATTCTGACCGGCCGAATTACCGGTCATAACTGCCGCTGCGAACAGAAAGTGAAACGGCTGGAAAGCGTGTACGGTCATCTGGGTGAATATCATTTGCGCGCCTGGGGCGATACCCGTGGAGACTACGAACTGCTGGCGGCTGCGCAGGATGCCCACTGGCGTCACTTCCATCCCGCCTGGTCGAAGCGCCGTTCACCGGTGCAGCGCGTGCGGGTGACGGAGTTACCGGAGTAA
- the tar_1 gene encoding methyl-accepting chemotaxis protein II gives MWKTTHSRFILMLIGFFVVLLGVTFLVIRQFVAPQLIATESELIRYTVDAQSDAITEQMNRVKAQQRTITEVIGGLQSDQIDALLPNLVNQYNDLNVFGGGIWPLPGNRAPDRDRFSTFFARDNAGNLQVNTVWNQPESEKYWEQPWYKDGMSAPKGECAWAKAYQDAASPQPRTNCAMAIWRDGKVWGVSTIDVTLGFFNNLAKQMSEATHGRVLIVEQDGKVVGNGNPEQGKADLQYLRDLKVPAEATIMGLLKNASSEHASGTYDGENGEQTLLVQAISGSPWYLVVDIPSSLLSRQSSSIITQISLVQIVLGLILVLVLLGFVRTIFKNLERLNKNIQSLSSGGADLTQRLPESKSPEFNAVTTSFNSFIAYLQELMGQVGMSAQAISSASRQIAGGNLDLSSRTEEQSASIVETAASMEELTSTVRQNADNAVQANQLASQASDVAREGAMVVNSVVNTMDKINTSSSKVVDIIGVIDGIAFQTNILALNAAVEAARAGEQGRGFAVVAGEVRNLASRSAQAAQEIKKLIEESVNNIEQGSELVRKAGTTMDGLMERVEGVTVLISEISSASSEQSRGIDQINLAITQLDSTTQQNAALVEQVSAAAQSMEEQSNQLELVVAGFKI, from the coding sequence ATGTGGAAAACTACGCACTCTCGCTTCATCCTTATGCTTATCGGTTTTTTTGTTGTTTTACTCGGCGTGACGTTTCTGGTGATTCGCCAGTTCGTGGCACCACAGCTTATCGCGACGGAAAGCGAGCTGATCCGCTACACGGTAGATGCGCAAAGCGATGCAATTACGGAACAGATGAACCGCGTCAAAGCGCAACAGCGCACGATCACTGAAGTGATTGGCGGTCTGCAAAGCGACCAGATTGACGCCTTGCTGCCGAATCTGGTGAATCAGTACAACGATCTCAACGTCTTTGGCGGCGGGATTTGGCCGCTGCCGGGCAACCGTGCGCCGGATCGCGACCGCTTTAGTACCTTTTTTGCCCGCGACAACGCCGGCAATTTGCAGGTCAACACCGTATGGAACCAGCCTGAATCTGAAAAATACTGGGAGCAGCCGTGGTACAAAGACGGCATGAGCGCGCCGAAAGGCGAGTGTGCCTGGGCGAAAGCGTATCAGGACGCCGCCAGCCCGCAGCCGCGCACCAACTGCGCCATGGCGATCTGGCGCGACGGCAAAGTTTGGGGCGTATCCACCATCGATGTGACCCTCGGCTTTTTTAACAATCTTGCGAAACAGATGAGCGAAGCCACCCATGGCCGTGTGCTGATTGTTGAGCAGGACGGTAAAGTGGTCGGCAACGGTAACCCGGAACAGGGCAAAGCGGATCTGCAATATCTGCGCGATCTTAAAGTCCCGGCGGAAGCCACCATCATGGGACTGCTCAAAAACGCCTCCAGTGAGCACGCCAGCGGGACGTATGACGGTGAGAACGGCGAGCAGACCTTACTCGTTCAGGCCATCAGCGGCAGCCCGTGGTATCTGGTGGTGGATATTCCATCCAGCCTGCTGTCACGCCAGTCATCCAGTATCATCACCCAGATCTCCCTGGTGCAGATCGTGCTTGGTTTGATCCTTGTGCTGGTACTGTTGGGCTTTGTTCGCACCATTTTCAAAAACCTGGAAAGGCTCAACAAAAACATTCAGTCGTTGTCCAGCGGCGGTGCCGACTTAACCCAGCGTTTACCGGAAAGCAAAAGCCCGGAATTCAACGCGGTGACCACCAGTTTCAACAGCTTTATCGCCTATTTGCAGGAGCTGATGGGGCAGGTGGGCATGAGCGCACAGGCCATCTCCTCGGCATCGCGGCAGATTGCTGGCGGCAACCTGGATCTCTCTTCGCGTACCGAAGAGCAATCTGCGTCCATCGTTGAAACGGCGGCGTCAATGGAAGAGCTGACCAGTACGGTGCGTCAGAATGCCGATAACGCCGTCCAGGCCAACCAGCTTGCGTCTCAGGCATCGGACGTGGCGCGGGAAGGGGCGATGGTGGTCAACAGCGTCGTCAACACCATGGATAAAATTAATACCTCCTCCAGTAAAGTGGTGGATATTATCGGCGTGATCGATGGCATCGCATTCCAGACCAATATCCTGGCGCTGAACGCCGCCGTGGAAGCCGCTCGCGCAGGCGAGCAGGGCCGTGGTTTCGCTGTGGTGGCCGGTGAAGTGCGTAACCTGGCGAGCCGCAGCGCCCAGGCCGCCCAGGAGATCAAAAAGCTGATTGAAGAATCGGTAAATAACATCGAACAGGGCAGCGAACTGGTACGCAAAGCGGGCACGACCATGGATGGCCTGATGGAGCGTGTGGAAGGCGTCACGGTGTTGATCTCGGAAATCAGTTCCGCCAGCAGCGAGCAGAGCCGCGGCATCGATCAAATCAACCTGGCGATCACCCAGCTCGACAGCACCACCCAACAAAACGCCGCGCTGGTAGAGCAGGTCTCCGCTGCCGCACAGTCCATGGAAGAGCAATCCAACCAGCTGGAGCTGGTGGTGGCAGGCTTTAAGATTTAA
- the hchA gene encoding chaperone protein HchA, producing the protein MTQTTLKPVLFVLTSYSDVAHNISGFFFSELTHPLHVIEQAGIPAAFASIQGGEPPVYAVDLDDDVNARYWNDDAFRNKLSHTLKLSEAKSDDYSAVLFVGGHGTMWDFPDSPDVQRIIRELYEANKPVAAVCHGPAALVNATLSDGRYLVEGKRVAAFTDAEERAVKLAEVVPFLLETTLKSRGAHHQAAGEWQPLTVVDGNLITGQNPQSATGVGEALRDKLNG; encoded by the coding sequence ATGACCCAGACAACGCTCAAACCGGTGCTGTTTGTGCTCACCAGCTATAGCGACGTGGCGCACAACATCTCCGGTTTCTTTTTTTCCGAACTCACGCATCCCTTACACGTCATTGAGCAGGCCGGTATACCTGCCGCTTTTGCGTCCATTCAGGGTGGAGAGCCGCCGGTGTATGCGGTGGATTTGGATGACGACGTGAATGCCCGCTACTGGAACGACGACGCTTTCAGGAACAAACTCAGCCACACTCTGAAACTGTCGGAGGCAAAAAGCGATGACTACAGCGCGGTGCTGTTTGTCGGCGGCCACGGCACCATGTGGGATTTTCCGGACAGCCCGGATGTTCAGCGCATCATCCGTGAGTTATATGAGGCGAACAAACCTGTTGCGGCGGTGTGCCATGGCCCGGCAGCGCTGGTCAATGCGACGCTCAGCGATGGTCGTTATCTGGTAGAGGGCAAACGTGTCGCAGCGTTTACCGATGCCGAAGAGCGCGCGGTAAAACTGGCGGAAGTGGTGCCTTTTTTACTGGAAACCACGCTGAAAAGCCGTGGCGCGCATCATCAGGCCGCGGGGGAATGGCAGCCGCTCACCGTGGTTGACGGCAATCTGATTACCGGGCAGAACCCGCAGTCGGCCACCGGCGTCGGCGAAGCCCTGCGCGATAAACTTAACGGCTAA
- the yliJ_1 gene encoding glutathione S-transferase, protein MLKILGKSTSINVRKVLWTCEEVGLDYQLEQYGSGYKPTDTPEFLALNPNGQVPVLIDEGFVLWESNTICRYLVGKAGREDLLSGTPRGRARVEKWMDWQATELNSAWRYAFNALVRRNPDYTSQSDINASIADWNRCILILERELEQSGLWVTGQTFTLADIVLGLSVNRWKMTPFERPDVPAVDAWFARLGQRPAFRRHGDNGTP, encoded by the coding sequence ATGCTAAAAATTCTTGGAAAAAGCACCTCGATTAATGTGCGTAAAGTGCTCTGGACCTGCGAGGAAGTGGGGCTGGATTATCAACTGGAGCAGTACGGCAGCGGCTATAAGCCCACTGATACGCCGGAATTTTTGGCGCTAAACCCGAATGGCCAGGTGCCGGTATTGATTGATGAAGGGTTTGTTCTGTGGGAGTCGAACACCATCTGCCGCTATCTGGTGGGTAAAGCGGGCCGCGAGGATTTACTGTCAGGCACGCCACGCGGTCGCGCGCGGGTGGAGAAATGGATGGACTGGCAGGCTACCGAACTTAACAGCGCCTGGCGGTACGCGTTTAACGCGCTGGTGCGAAGAAACCCGGACTACACCTCGCAAAGTGACATCAACGCCAGCATCGCCGACTGGAATCGCTGCATCCTCATTCTGGAACGCGAACTCGAACAAAGCGGCCTGTGGGTAACAGGCCAGACGTTCACGCTGGCGGATATCGTACTCGGCCTGTCGGTGAACCGCTGGAAAATGACGCCTTTTGAGCGCCCTGACGTGCCTGCCGTTGATGCGTGGTTTGCCCGGCTTGGGCAACGTCCGGCGTTCCGCCGCCACGGCGACAACGGAACGCCTTAG